A portion of the Mycoplasmopsis mustelae genome contains these proteins:
- the tsaE gene encoding tRNA (adenosine(37)-N6)-threonylcarbamoyltransferase complex ATPase subunit type 1 TsaE produces the protein MKFSFFAKNTEELRKNLKNYLALIKQKQFLLLSGEIGSGKTTFVKILGSLLNVHENITSPSFNYMKIYPNLVHIDLYTFQGDIDEFEDYFENNIVAIEWPEKKELSFIHYIKVNITKRNDERKYDFEVV, from the coding sequence TTGAAATTTAGTTTTTTTGCAAAAAACACAGAAGAATTAAGAAAAAACTTAAAGAATTATTTAGCTTTAATTAAGCAAAAACAATTTCTACTACTTTCAGGTGAAATTGGAAGTGGAAAAACCACATTTGTAAAAATTTTAGGAAGCTTATTAAACGTACACGAAAATATTACTTCACCTAGTTTTAACTATATGAAGATTTATCCAAATTTAGTTCATATTGATTTATACACTTTTCAAGGTGATATAGATGAATTTGAAGATTATTTTGAAAATAATATTGTCGCAATTGAGTGACCTGAAAAGAAGGAATTAAGTTTTATACACTATATAAAAGTAAATATAACCAAAAGAAATGACGAGAGAAAATATGATTTTGAGGTCGTATAA
- a CDS encoding DegV family protein → MNKIAIVVDSSCGLNQNQAKKLGFFYLPLLIEINGQILRDGVDVDDKSLYNIFDLETKSAKTSVTPLGYMSELFKQLSDEFDYIIVFPISQHLSNQFNILKTLQAEFPKLKVVASKQISIGILEQISKFKQFLNETQDIESALKLIENEYKSVEITLIPKYNDFLVKGGRLSSAAAVIAKLAKIVPLIKFEDGKLISVGKGRIFLKTVCQQIKQKFQTNPNLDLVLLTANKQIDSEILAFCESELHICPKISQIPAVLAVHTGPQAIAILVSENLNDILGEYFEI, encoded by the coding sequence ATGAATAAAATTGCAATTGTAGTTGATTCTTCATGTGGACTAAATCAGAATCAAGCGAAAAAATTAGGTTTTTTCTATTTACCTTTACTAATAGAAATTAATGGTCAAATACTTCGTGATGGGGTAGATGTTGATGATAAAAGTTTATATAACATATTTGACTTAGAAACAAAAAGTGCTAAAACATCTGTAACTCCGTTAGGTTATATGAGTGAATTATTTAAACAATTATCTGATGAGTTTGATTATATAATTGTCTTCCCAATTTCTCAACATTTATCTAATCAATTTAATATTTTAAAGACATTGCAAGCGGAATTTCCTAAATTAAAGGTCGTGGCTTCAAAACAAATTTCAATTGGAATTTTAGAGCAAATTTCTAAATTTAAGCAATTTCTTAATGAAACCCAAGATATAGAAAGTGCACTAAAATTGATTGAAAATGAATATAAGAGTGTTGAAATTACTTTAATTCCTAAATATAATGATTTTTTAGTCAAAGGTGGGCGCCTATCTTCCGCCGCCGCAGTCATTGCTAAATTAGCAAAAATTGTTCCTTTGATTAAATTTGAAGATGGTAAATTAATTAGTGTTGGTAAGGGTCGCATTTTTTTGAAAACAGTGTGTCAGCAAATTAAACAGAAATTTCAAACAAATCCAAATTTAGATTTAGTGCTTTTAACTGCAAATAAACAAATAGATTCTGAAATTCTTGCTTTTTGTGAGAGTGAATTACATATTTGTCCGAAAATTTCACAAATTCCCGCTGTTCTTGCAGTTCATACCGGACCACAGGCAATCGCAATTTTAGTGTCGGAAAACTTAAATGATATTTTAGGAGAATATTTTGAAATTTAG
- the tapR gene encoding TyrS-associated PheT N-terminal domain-related protein TapR, which yields MIICNNLNTFFKNTSVIFVDCTFKPTKKIQIDDFLFFVDEKNNVVSINLLNNKALNISETQKFFALNSKQKQKLFDITIKNNLKISDKPKFIYGKILSRFPHPKSEKLFVLSVDIKQSNPIQIITNTLDSLPEKIVVLALPGSTTYDGTKILEGKLLDLDSYGMLTGYNTLGLKGDGLIFGKINDMGKDFKF from the coding sequence ATGATTATTTGTAATAATTTAAATACTTTTTTTAAAAATACATCGGTTATTTTTGTCGACTGTACATTCAAACCTACAAAGAAAATTCAGATTGATGATTTTCTTTTCTTTGTAGATGAAAAAAATAACGTTGTATCTATAAATTTATTAAATAATAAAGCTTTAAATATATCTGAAACTCAAAAGTTTTTTGCTTTGAATTCTAAACAAAAGCAAAAACTTTTTGATATCACAATTAAAAATAATTTAAAAATTTCTGATAAACCAAAATTTATTTATGGAAAGATTTTATCAAGATTCCCACATCCCAAATCTGAAAAATTATTCGTGCTATCAGTTGATATAAAACAATCAAATCCAATCCAAATAATTACGAATACTCTAGATTCTTTGCCTGAAAAAATTGTAGTTTTAGCTCTTCCAGGATCAACAACTTATGATGGTACTAAAATTTTAGAGGGAAAATTATTAGACCTTGATAGCTATGGAATGTTAACTGGCTATAACACCTTAGGACTTAAAGGTGATGGTTTAATTTTTGGCAAAATAAATGATATGGGAAAGGATTTCAAATTTTAA
- the tyrS gene encoding tyrosine--tRNA ligase, which produces MKNILKEFELRGILKQHSNINKFYNLTNEDGVYAGFDPTAISLHLGNYLQILTLLRMQKAGWKTIAILGGATGMIGDPSFKNAERKLLDNDVLLTNKTKIKKQLESFGLKVIDNYDFYKNMNFLTFLREAGKLINVAYMLSKDSVATRIENGLSFTEFSYQLIQGWDFISLYQDYNVKIQVGGSDQWGNISTGLEMISKKFGDNHKAFIFTTNLLTDENDNKFGKSTGGGNLWLDKEMTKPFDMYQFLFKQPDSQIEKLLKWLTFLSLDQIAEIMKEHNLNPTLQFAQRTLAFEVIKDLHGESEAKKVQQISEILFNKNLDLNQISIDTIISINDEIINFTVKKGQNIVDELIKQKLLQSKREAKEFIEKGAIKINLETINLNNFFESKFFSGKFAILHIGKKKVVLVRII; this is translated from the coding sequence ATGAAAAACATACTTAAAGAATTTGAACTTAGGGGAATTCTTAAACAACATAGTAATATTAATAAATTTTATAATTTAACTAACGAAGATGGGGTTTATGCAGGGTTTGATCCGACAGCAATTAGCTTACATTTAGGTAACTATTTACAGATTCTAACCTTGTTAAGAATGCAAAAAGCAGGTTGAAAAACTATCGCAATTTTGGGTGGGGCAACCGGAATGATTGGTGATCCATCATTTAAAAATGCTGAGAGAAAATTGCTTGATAACGATGTTTTATTAACAAATAAAACAAAGATTAAAAAACAACTTGAAAGCTTCGGTTTAAAAGTGATTGATAATTATGACTTTTATAAAAATATGAATTTCTTAACCTTTCTACGTGAAGCTGGCAAATTAATAAATGTTGCATATATGTTATCAAAAGACTCTGTTGCAACAAGAATTGAAAACGGTTTAAGCTTTACGGAGTTTTCATATCAATTAATCCAAGGTTGAGATTTTATTAGTTTATATCAAGACTATAATGTCAAAATCCAAGTTGGCGGTTCGGATCAATGAGGTAATATTTCAACTGGTTTAGAAATGATTTCTAAAAAATTTGGTGACAATCATAAAGCATTTATTTTTACCACAAACTTATTAACCGATGAAAATGATAATAAATTCGGTAAATCTACAGGTGGTGGAAATTTATGATTAGATAAAGAAATGACCAAGCCTTTTGATATGTATCAATTTTTATTTAAACAACCTGATAGTCAAATTGAAAAGCTCTTAAAATGACTAACATTTTTATCATTAGATCAAATAGCAGAAATTATGAAAGAACATAATTTAAATCCTACCTTGCAATTTGCTCAAAGAACTTTAGCATTTGAAGTAATAAAAGACTTGCACGGAGAATCTGAAGCAAAAAAAGTGCAACAAATCAGTGAAATATTATTTAATAAGAACTTAGATTTAAATCAAATTTCTATTGACACAATAATTTCAATTAACGATGAAATCATAAATTTTACAGTTAAAAAAGGTCAAAATATCGTTGATGAATTAATTAAACAGAAACTTTTACAATCAAAACGAGAAGCTAAGGAATTTATAGAAAAAGGCGCTATTAAAATAAATCTTGAAACCATAAATCTAAATAATTTCTTTGAAAGTAAATTCTTTTCTGGTAAATTTGCAATTTTGCATATCGGTAAGAAAAAAGTTGTTTTGGTCAGAATTATATAA
- the smpB gene encoding SsrA-binding protein, protein MKIIANNKKAYRDYEILDKYEAGIELLGWEVKTARANQITLDNAFCSIYKNEIYLKESFFKQYMQVKCEETRDRKLLMHKNEIRKLKHILDTQQITLIPLKLYFNQSSKLKLEIAIARGLKKYDKRDKIAKQEVEKRIAKTLKTYLGA, encoded by the coding sequence ATGAAAATTATTGCTAATAATAAAAAAGCATATCGAGATTATGAAATTTTAGATAAATATGAAGCAGGAATTGAATTATTAGGTTGAGAAGTTAAAACTGCTCGCGCCAACCAAATAACTTTAGATAATGCGTTTTGTTCTATTTATAAAAATGAAATTTATTTAAAAGAAAGCTTTTTTAAACAATATATGCAAGTAAAATGTGAAGAAACACGCGATCGCAAATTATTAATGCATAAAAATGAAATTCGTAAGTTAAAACATATTTTAGACACCCAACAAATAACTTTAATACCACTGAAATTATATTTTAATCAATCTTCAAAACTTAAATTAGAAATAGCAATCGCGCGTGGATTGAAAAAATATGATAAACGTGACAAAATTGCAAAACAAGAAGTTGAAAAAAGAATAGCAAAAACCTTAAAAACTTATTTGGGGGCATAA